One Bdellovibrio bacteriovorus str. Tiberius DNA segment encodes these proteins:
- a CDS encoding phosphoenolpyruvate synthase, translating to MLVTPKSTLFFAKNEAGGKGFNLYLMSQAGLPVPEWVVFGKRYFHEFLQSADVKARLEGILDRLLRQELTPALAEKEVLNLFESTPLPATVESSLEEALQSLGSDKVFSVRSSAADEDSLSHSFAGQLSSYLYVSGKSDILKYIRQCWASAFSERGLVYRLENKIDLKKISVSVVLQRMIDPDKSGVLFTCDPVAKKTDTFVVSSVYGVGEGLVSGALDADSFWLDAKSGKMLREELVEKKEMMKKSASGHCEMKPVSADKVNTASLSSEEMNGLYRLGQKIQEQYHRPQDIEWAVEGGKIYILQTRPVTSLDQDLIGYPNLWDNSNIIESYGGLTSPLSFSFALRNYKAVYVQFCEVLGVPNDIIKDMDSYLSYMLGSLDGRVYYNLFNWYKLVGVLPGFKQNREFMETMMGVSEALSDEIANRIKPHPSWDTPVGRLRKAITGFNFIKYHFTIQTVVDDFLTTFHKDYDRFRAMPLKRMRGDQLIRVYMDVERNMLGRWKAPIINDFLCMVHFGLLRKLTTTWLKELDSTIQNDLLAGEGGLESAEPTKALLRLAAKANQNEGLRKLIEETDPKEGLEALNQSPYTEFYKLVLDYLDRFGFRCMSEMKLEEIDLLTDPSYLFVCLKNYLKAGQVEAHDDTHEKNLRQQAEAKVAGHLTGIKQKVYFWVLKHARKAVKNRENTRFARTRIYGIARTIFQTIGEDLASLGALENPRDIFWLTIEEVFGIYNGTLPSFDLKAFVELRKKDYARFTEETDPRVMTRGAVYWNNTFIKEEDLSQVSSESGDWDLKGLPCCPGVLEGVVKVIINPSDNLDLNGEILVTARTDPGWVPLYPAISGLLVERGSLLSHSAIVAREMGIPAIVSIPGLTKKLKTGMRVRIDAKAGTIKILSE from the coding sequence ATGCTTGTCACCCCCAAATCGACCCTGTTTTTTGCAAAGAACGAAGCCGGTGGTAAAGGCTTTAATCTTTATCTGATGTCCCAGGCCGGTTTACCGGTTCCTGAATGGGTGGTTTTCGGCAAACGCTACTTCCATGAGTTCCTGCAGTCCGCTGACGTGAAAGCCCGTCTGGAAGGTATTTTGGACCGCCTGCTTCGTCAGGAGCTAACCCCCGCTCTGGCGGAAAAAGAAGTTTTAAATCTGTTTGAATCGACTCCCCTGCCGGCGACGGTGGAATCCTCTTTGGAAGAAGCCCTGCAGTCCCTGGGGTCCGACAAGGTCTTTTCCGTGCGTTCTTCCGCCGCGGACGAAGACAGTCTGTCGCATTCTTTTGCCGGACAGCTTTCAAGCTATCTGTATGTTTCTGGCAAATCCGACATTCTGAAATACATTCGTCAGTGCTGGGCTTCGGCGTTTTCTGAACGCGGTCTGGTGTACCGTCTGGAAAACAAAATTGATCTTAAAAAAATCTCGGTGTCGGTGGTTCTTCAGCGCATGATTGACCCGGATAAGTCCGGTGTTTTGTTCACCTGTGACCCGGTGGCGAAAAAAACCGACACCTTCGTTGTTTCCTCGGTGTATGGCGTGGGCGAAGGACTTGTTTCCGGGGCTTTGGATGCAGATTCATTCTGGCTTGATGCCAAAAGCGGAAAAATGCTGCGCGAAGAACTGGTCGAGAAAAAAGAGATGATGAAAAAGTCCGCTTCCGGTCATTGCGAAATGAAACCGGTCAGCGCGGATAAAGTGAACACCGCCTCTTTAAGCTCTGAGGAAATGAATGGCCTGTACCGCCTGGGGCAGAAAATTCAGGAACAATACCACCGCCCTCAGGATATCGAATGGGCCGTGGAAGGTGGCAAAATCTATATTCTGCAAACCCGTCCGGTCACAAGCCTTGATCAGGATCTGATTGGTTATCCGAATCTGTGGGACAACTCGAACATCATCGAGTCCTATGGTGGATTGACGTCGCCATTGAGTTTTAGCTTTGCTCTAAGAAACTACAAGGCCGTCTATGTGCAGTTCTGTGAAGTCCTGGGGGTTCCCAACGACATCATCAAGGACATGGACTCGTACTTAAGCTATATGCTGGGTTCCCTGGACGGCCGCGTGTATTATAACCTGTTTAACTGGTACAAGCTGGTCGGCGTCTTGCCGGGCTTTAAACAAAACCGCGAGTTCATGGAAACGATGATGGGTGTTTCTGAGGCACTCAGCGATGAAATCGCCAATCGTATCAAGCCCCATCCTTCCTGGGACACTCCGGTGGGCCGCCTGCGCAAGGCGATCACGGGCTTTAACTTTATCAAATACCACTTCACTATTCAGACAGTCGTTGATGACTTCCTGACGACCTTCCACAAGGACTATGACCGCTTCCGCGCCATGCCGCTGAAACGCATGCGTGGGGATCAGTTGATCCGCGTGTACATGGATGTGGAAAGAAACATGCTGGGTCGCTGGAAAGCGCCGATCATCAATGACTTCCTGTGCATGGTGCACTTTGGTCTTTTGCGCAAGCTGACGACCACGTGGCTGAAGGAGCTTGATTCCACTATCCAGAATGACCTTCTGGCTGGTGAAGGCGGTCTGGAAAGTGCCGAGCCCACCAAGGCTCTGCTGCGACTGGCAGCCAAAGCCAACCAAAATGAAGGTCTGCGCAAGCTGATTGAAGAAACCGATCCGAAAGAGGGTCTTGAGGCCCTGAACCAGTCCCCTTACACCGAGTTCTACAAGCTGGTGCTGGACTATCTGGACCGCTTCGGTTTCCGCTGCATGAGCGAAATGAAACTGGAAGAGATCGATCTTCTGACCGACCCAAGCTATCTGTTTGTGTGTCTGAAGAACTATCTGAAAGCCGGTCAGGTGGAAGCCCATGACGACACCCACGAAAAGAATCTGCGCCAGCAGGCCGAAGCCAAAGTGGCGGGGCATCTGACAGGCATTAAGCAGAAAGTCTATTTCTGGGTTCTGAAGCACGCGCGCAAAGCGGTGAAAAACCGCGAGAACACGCGCTTTGCGCGCACCCGCATTTACGGGATTGCACGCACGATCTTCCAGACTATTGGTGAAGACCTGGCATCGCTGGGCGCTTTGGAGAATCCGCGCGATATCTTCTGGCTGACCATCGAAGAGGTCTTTGGTATTTACAACGGCACGCTGCCGTCATTTGATCTGAAGGCCTTCGTTGAGCTTCGCAAGAAGGACTATGCCCGCTTCACCGAAGAAACCGACCCGCGTGTTATGACCCGTGGTGCAGTTTACTGGAACAACACATTTATCAAAGAAGAAGACCTGTCTCAGGTCAGCAGTGAATCCGGCGACTGGGATCTGAAAGGTCTGCCGTGCTGCCCGGGTGTGCTTGAAGGCGTGGTGAAAGTCATCATCAATCCAAGCGACAACCTGGATCTGAACGGCGAGATTCTGGTCACCGCGCGCACCGATCCAGGATGGGTGCCGCTGTATCCGGCGATTTCAGGTCTGTTGGTGGAACGTGGCAGTCTGCTTTCGCATTCCGCCATCGTCGCCCGAGAAATGGGAATCCCGGCGATCGTCAGTATTCCGGGACTGACCAAGAAACTGAAAACCGGAATGCGCGTGCGCATCGACGCCAAAGCCGGAACCATCAAAATTCTGTCAGAGTAG
- a CDS encoding BtaA family protein produces MAKEYFSDLNYTLSNEDTRIEFDLLPEGANRVFSIAGSGARCLPLIAKNPKYLDVIDMSVSQLYLCELRLQAMKTLTYEEYLFLMGYRGALQGGHDEGDSREDLFKRLTLSAAATSYWQDRMEGWKPRGFILLGRWESHFQKLGYLFRDVLQCDFSKVFAAQTLSEQIELYEKHWPKIRWNSFIRVAASEFVFNKYLYKGHFSGRADHKTEQRAPWQFIMEEFDRIFRTQLVRKNYFMQILFLGRIAYEEGLPLEAHEHVVAAVKKSKTEVRYLHGNLLEELPKHAYDFISLSDTISYLEQRDANQILQRLNTDSKAGTQMVIRSFMRAPTAIDLKGWEELGDKNVWAQHKDGTGVYQFHIFRKVGG; encoded by the coding sequence ATGGCAAAAGAATACTTCTCTGATTTAAACTACACCCTGTCCAATGAAGACACGCGCATTGAATTTGATTTACTGCCCGAGGGTGCAAACCGTGTGTTCAGCATTGCGGGCTCCGGCGCTCGCTGCCTGCCACTGATTGCCAAGAATCCTAAATATCTGGATGTCATCGACATGTCGGTCAGTCAGCTTTACCTGTGCGAGCTGCGCCTGCAGGCGATGAAGACTTTGACCTATGAAGAATACCTGTTCCTGATGGGCTATCGCGGCGCTTTGCAAGGCGGCCATGATGAAGGCGACAGCCGTGAAGATCTTTTCAAGCGTCTGACTTTGTCAGCCGCAGCCACCAGTTACTGGCAAGACCGTATGGAAGGCTGGAAGCCACGCGGGTTCATATTACTGGGCCGCTGGGAATCCCATTTCCAGAAACTGGGTTATTTATTCCGTGATGTCTTGCAGTGTGATTTCAGCAAGGTCTTTGCCGCACAAACTTTGTCCGAGCAGATCGAGCTTTATGAAAAGCACTGGCCGAAAATCCGCTGGAACAGCTTTATTCGTGTGGCGGCCAGCGAGTTTGTGTTCAACAAGTACCTGTACAAAGGCCACTTCAGTGGTCGCGCCGATCACAAAACCGAGCAGCGGGCCCCGTGGCAGTTTATCATGGAAGAATTTGACCGGATCTTCCGCACGCAACTGGTGCGTAAGAACTATTTCATGCAGATCCTTTTCCTGGGCCGCATTGCTTATGAAGAAGGCCTTCCTTTGGAAGCGCACGAACACGTTGTCGCGGCGGTGAAAAAGTCCAAAACCGAAGTGCGCTACCTGCACGGCAATCTGCTGGAAGAACTGCCAAAGCATGCATATGACTTTATCTCTTTATCAGACACGATTTCTTATCTTGAACAGCGTGATGCCAATCAGATTCTGCAAAGGCTGAATACGGACAGCAAAGCCGGAACTCAGATGGTGATCCGATCCTTCATGCGGGCGCCAACGGCGATTGATCTGAAGGGGTGGGAAGAGCTGGGCGACAAGAATGTCTGGGCTCAGCATAAAGACGGAACTGGAGTCTACCAATTCCATATCTTCAGAAAGGTCGGCGGTTGA
- a CDS encoding outer membrane lipoprotein-sorting protein: protein MKTLLAISSLLFSLHALAENPAEWVKKADNIRNPAESYEMKIKVETSENTSVFQVYLKGQDKTLIVTKEPARDKGRNMLMLDRDFNAYVPNLKRSMRLSLAQKLSGQVANGDISRTRWYGDYDVTKESENANEVQLLLKGNKDNLTYAWVRLWLKKGSFAPLRAEYLGLNGKTVLKRAAFEDYKSISGAVRPTTLKIEDTNKQISYIRILSMDKKDFSDSFFTVRNMESMK, encoded by the coding sequence ATGAAGACACTTTTGGCGATCAGCAGCTTGTTATTCTCTTTGCATGCCCTGGCGGAAAACCCGGCCGAATGGGTGAAAAAAGCGGACAATATCCGCAACCCTGCTGAATCCTATGAAATGAAAATCAAGGTCGAGACGTCTGAAAACACCTCGGTTTTTCAGGTTTATTTGAAAGGTCAGGACAAAACCCTGATCGTCACCAAAGAACCTGCCCGCGACAAGGGTCGCAACATGCTGATGCTGGATCGTGATTTTAATGCCTATGTTCCAAACCTGAAGCGTTCCATGCGTCTGTCATTGGCGCAAAAGCTTTCAGGTCAAGTGGCGAACGGGGATATTTCCCGCACTCGCTGGTACGGCGACTATGATGTGACCAAAGAAAGTGAAAACGCCAACGAGGTTCAGCTGCTATTGAAAGGCAACAAAGACAACCTGACTTATGCGTGGGTTCGTCTGTGGCTTAAAAAAGGCTCGTTTGCTCCGTTGCGTGCGGAATATCTGGGTCTGAACGGCAAGACGGTTCTGAAGCGCGCAGCGTTCGAAGACTATAAAAGCATCTCGGGCGCAGTTCGCCCAACGACTTTGAAAATCGAAGACACTAATAAGCAAATCAGCTACATCCGCATTCTTTCCATGGATAAGAAGGACTTCAGTGATTCCTTCTTTACGGTCCGCAATATGGAGAGCATGAAATAA
- a CDS encoding dehydrogenase encodes MKRTYRIAEISFGRPHWDAAYEFDFAGDHYEVQRFSANFSVDAVVRLIETLRNQVDAFALTSLPPVIKLDQKSYVHRQYLEIMATPSPVPLCDGTGLREIANINSLVKHIESGIIQPERGTFFPTAVLCTELEEYIRHRYRKSVYIGDAYSLLGLPWMIQPFPGLMTLSKLALNVANIKDMKRNTPLAQTKMQKISRSSLAAQVENVQYVFCDLPMLLLFDQATDFVRGKDLVIWSSHPAMEEEAKKYSPRSIINLFPENYRVHPYMNYSVLDAMLRLSHKRTAALSIEEWEQLITEDVEIRQVARKYVMTRNSSTQTKISQGFNAVRNKVFSQPEPDFAFVIHALSHNDFMHVPGLGVLKHMPKTWNDPFDRMAAKAPPFVYGHIKHIISENNGKEINGIIYALPATPKVLKNSDPEVIYRKIESICYDAANRGAKMIGLGAYTKIVGDQGITINQNSPIPVTTGNSLSASATLWALADVVQKMRLLKQDPNTGYVDGMAMVIGATGSIGKVSAKLLSMIFKRLCLVAPRLNRLEELRQEIQQMSPNCEVIITTDANDLAADADVLVTATSAFDHKIVDVMRLKPGAVVCDCSRPLDFDIEDAKQRPDVLIIESGEVVLPGPVEIDFDMGLPGNTVYACLAETALLTLEGQYEPFTMGRDIEWHKVKQIYQMAKRHGVKLAAIQGHTGIITDKEIELTRELALSKRKK; translated from the coding sequence ATGAAGCGTACGTATCGAATCGCTGAGATCAGTTTCGGACGCCCGCACTGGGATGCCGCCTATGAATTTGACTTTGCCGGGGATCACTATGAAGTCCAGCGCTTCAGTGCCAATTTCTCGGTCGATGCGGTTGTCAGACTGATCGAAACTCTGCGCAATCAGGTGGATGCGTTTGCATTGACCAGTTTGCCGCCGGTGATCAAGCTGGATCAGAAAAGCTACGTGCACCGCCAGTACTTGGAAATCATGGCGACTCCTTCGCCGGTGCCGTTGTGTGACGGGACGGGGTTGCGTGAAATTGCCAATATCAACTCTTTGGTAAAACATATTGAATCCGGCATCATCCAGCCGGAACGGGGCACGTTCTTCCCAACAGCTGTTCTTTGCACCGAGCTTGAAGAATACATCCGTCACCGTTACCGCAAGTCGGTGTATATCGGCGATGCGTATTCGCTTTTGGGTCTGCCGTGGATGATTCAGCCCTTCCCGGGTTTGATGACTCTTTCAAAGCTGGCTTTGAATGTGGCTAACATCAAGGACATGAAACGTAATACTCCATTGGCGCAAACCAAGATGCAGAAGATCAGCCGGTCTTCTTTGGCAGCTCAGGTTGAAAACGTGCAGTACGTGTTCTGTGATCTGCCGATGCTGCTTTTGTTCGATCAGGCGACGGATTTTGTGCGCGGCAAGGATCTGGTGATCTGGTCTTCACACCCGGCAATGGAAGAAGAAGCCAAAAAGTATTCTCCGCGCAGTATCATCAATCTGTTCCCGGAAAACTACCGCGTGCATCCGTATATGAACTATTCTGTTCTGGATGCGATGCTGCGCTTGTCGCATAAACGCACGGCTGCTTTGTCCATCGAAGAATGGGAACAGCTGATCACCGAGGACGTCGAGATCCGGCAGGTGGCGCGTAAATACGTGATGACCCGAAATTCATCCACGCAGACAAAGATCTCTCAAGGGTTCAATGCGGTTCGCAACAAAGTGTTCAGCCAGCCGGAGCCGGATTTTGCCTTTGTGATTCATGCGCTTTCTCACAATGACTTTATGCATGTACCGGGCTTGGGTGTGCTGAAGCATATGCCAAAAACCTGGAATGATCCATTTGACCGGATGGCCGCGAAAGCGCCGCCGTTCGTGTACGGTCATATCAAGCACATCATCAGTGAAAATAATGGCAAGGAAATCAACGGCATCATCTATGCCTTGCCCGCGACTCCGAAGGTGCTGAAGAATTCTGACCCTGAAGTGATTTATCGCAAGATTGAAAGTATCTGTTACGATGCCGCCAATCGCGGGGCGAAGATGATCGGCCTTGGAGCTTACACGAAAATCGTGGGCGATCAGGGGATTACAATCAATCAAAACAGCCCGATTCCGGTCACTACCGGGAACAGTCTCAGTGCCTCGGCCACCTTGTGGGCCCTGGCCGATGTGGTGCAGAAGATGCGCCTGTTGAAGCAGGATCCGAACACGGGCTATGTCGATGGTATGGCCATGGTTATCGGGGCGACGGGATCAATCGGTAAAGTTTCAGCGAAGCTGTTATCAATGATCTTTAAACGTCTGTGCCTGGTGGCTCCACGACTGAACCGCTTGGAAGAACTGCGCCAGGAAATCCAGCAGATGTCACCAAACTGTGAAGTCATCATAACCACCGATGCCAATGACCTGGCGGCGGATGCGGATGTGCTGGTGACGGCGACTTCGGCATTTGATCACAAGATTGTCGACGTCATGCGCTTGAAGCCTGGCGCGGTGGTGTGTGACTGTTCTCGTCCTCTGGATTTTGATATCGAGGATGCCAAACAGCGTCCGGATGTTTTGATTATTGAATCTGGTGAAGTGGTCTTGCCGGGGCCGGTGGAAATAGATTTTGATATGGGTCTTCCGGGGAACACGGTGTATGCGTGTCTGGCGGAAACAGCCCTGCTGACTTTGGAAGGTCAGTATGAGCCCTTCACCATGGGCCGCGATATCGAGTGGCACAAAGTAAAACAGATCTATCAGATGGCGAAACGCCACGGGGTTAAACTTGCAGCGATTCAGGGTCACACCGGAATCATCACTGACAAGGAAATCGAACTGACCCGTGAACTGGCTTTGTCTAAAAGAAAAAAATAA